A part of Desulfobacter sp. genomic DNA contains:
- a CDS encoding MFS transporter → MQETKCHVYGYRWVILLVFSLITAIIQIQWLAFASVAREARIFYNASALEIDILSLIFMVVFLVVCIPASWAIDRFGVKAGLSIGAVLTGVFGLMKGLFPENYAMVVTAQTGLAVAQPFILNAATKVAVNWFPIDERAIAVGVATLAQFAGIIIVMVLTPFMIVTSTPEQYDIGGMLMTYGLVSVAGAAIFLVFFREKPLTPPEQIESHKEFSVGQSIRHIIKQPDMPYIFSLFFIGLGVFNAVSTCIDQICQAKGLTMEQTGIIGGIMLVAGIIGAVILPLLSDKFKRRKLFICLAMAGTVPGIAGLVFFTDYGWLLAAASTMGFFLLGAGAPVGFQYCAEITRPAPEPISQGLLLFTGQVSGILFILFMNFTGVWPAMLSFLGLTLVNMVLALFIKESPVILKVRQS, encoded by the coding sequence ATGCAGGAAACAAAATGCCATGTATATGGGTATCGGTGGGTTATTCTCCTGGTTTTTTCTTTGATCACAGCCATAATTCAGATTCAGTGGTTGGCCTTTGCCTCGGTGGCCAGGGAAGCCCGGATATTCTACAATGCCTCTGCCCTTGAAATTGATATTCTTTCTTTGATTTTTATGGTGGTTTTTCTTGTGGTCTGCATTCCTGCATCCTGGGCCATTGACCGTTTTGGCGTAAAGGCCGGTTTAAGCATCGGCGCGGTTCTCACCGGTGTGTTCGGCCTGATGAAGGGCCTTTTTCCTGAAAATTACGCCATGGTGGTCACTGCCCAGACCGGACTGGCTGTGGCCCAGCCTTTTATTCTCAACGCCGCCACCAAGGTGGCCGTAAACTGGTTTCCCATTGATGAGCGGGCCATTGCCGTTGGGGTGGCCACCCTGGCCCAATTTGCAGGCATTATCATTGTCATGGTCCTCACCCCTTTCATGATCGTCACCAGCACCCCGGAACAATACGATATTGGCGGCATGCTTATGACCTACGGGCTGGTTTCGGTTGCCGGGGCGGCTATCTTCCTGGTTTTTTTCAGGGAAAAACCGCTGACCCCGCCCGAGCAAATCGAATCCCACAAAGAGTTCAGTGTGGGCCAAAGTATCCGCCATATTATAAAACAACCGGACATGCCCTATATATTTTCCTTGTTTTTTATCGGCCTTGGGGTATTCAATGCCGTGTCCACCTGCATTGACCAGATCTGCCAGGCCAAGGGGCTGACCATGGAGCAAACCGGCATCATCGGTGGCATCATGCTTGTTGCCGGCATCATCGGCGCGGTGATTCTGCCCCTGCTTTCAGATAAATTTAAAAGGCGCAAACTATTCATCTGCCTGGCCATGGCCGGCACTGTACCCGGCATAGCCGGCCTTGTTTTTTTTACGGATTATGGCTGGCTGCTGGCCGCCGCTTCCACCATGGGGTTTTTCCTTTTAGGGGCCGGGGCCCCGGTGGGATTTCAATACTGTGCGGAGATTACCCGCCCGGCCCCTGAACCCATCTCCCAGGGACTACTTCTTTTTACAGGCCAGGTTTCCGGCATCCTGTTCATCCTGTTCATGAATTTTACAGGGGTATGGCCGGCCATGCTTTCCTTTCTTGGCCTGACCCTTGTCAACATGGTTCTGGCGCTGTTCATCAAAGAAAGCCCGGTGATACTTAAGGTCCGCCAATCCTGA
- a CDS encoding DMT family transporter: protein MELILLVVALVAGMMAPLQAGLNGKMGRALGDPYYAALISFAVGTMGLLCYALAGRVEFQSIRNAFSLHWAVWLAGLLGAFYVSATIVLMPKLGSTLTFSLVVAGQLLMAVILDHYGLLGVPVQLFNWQRLLGVALVVTGVALIR, encoded by the coding sequence GTGGAATTGATACTTTTGGTTGTGGCATTGGTCGCGGGGATGATGGCGCCTTTGCAGGCCGGATTGAATGGAAAAATGGGAAGGGCTCTTGGGGACCCGTATTACGCGGCACTGATTTCTTTTGCCGTGGGAACCATGGGGCTTCTCTGCTATGCCCTTGCCGGCCGGGTTGAGTTTCAAAGCATCCGCAATGCCTTTTCCCTTCACTGGGCAGTATGGCTGGCCGGTCTTTTGGGGGCGTTTTATGTCAGCGCCACCATTGTCCTGATGCCTAAGCTCGGCTCAACCCTGACCTTCAGCCTGGTCGTGGCCGGTCAGCTTTTGATGGCCGTTATCCTGGACCATTACGGATTGCTGGGGGTTCCGGTGCAATTGTTTAACTGGCAGCGGCTGCTTGGTGTTGCCCTGGTGGTCACCGGTGTCGCTTTGATCCGGTGA
- a CDS encoding ATP-binding protein: protein MINDRDQIDTNLKSLHMPTMRRSYEEMADQARAEAWGYEKYLLQLLSLECEVRWQNRISRNLRASKLPSSKTFENFDKKRLPLKVANHLSVLVNGAFLERCENILAFGNPGSGKTHLLCAIGHELIAKGKQVLFISCSQLVQDLLIAKRDLELTKKLKSLSRFDAVIIDDIGYVQQSRGEMEVLFTFLAERYEQGSLMITSNLPFSKWEQIFKDPMTTAAAIDRLVHHSIILELNVESYRMEQAKMEAE, encoded by the coding sequence ATGATCAATGATCGGGATCAGATAGACACCAATCTTAAAAGCCTCCATATGCCGACCATGCGCCGCAGTTATGAAGAAATGGCGGATCAGGCCAGGGCGGAGGCATGGGGATATGAAAAGTACCTCTTACAATTGTTGAGTCTCGAATGCGAAGTCCGCTGGCAGAACCGGATATCACGTAACCTGAGGGCATCCAAGTTGCCATCTTCCAAGACATTTGAGAATTTTGATAAAAAGCGCCTCCCCTTAAAGGTTGCCAATCATTTAAGTGTCCTGGTCAACGGCGCTTTTTTAGAGCGCTGTGAAAACATCCTGGCCTTTGGTAATCCGGGTAGCGGGAAAACCCATCTGCTCTGTGCCATTGGCCATGAATTAATTGCAAAGGGTAAGCAGGTTCTTTTTATCTCATGCAGTCAGCTCGTCCAGGATCTGCTGATTGCCAAAAGGGATCTTGAGCTAACCAAAAAACTCAAATCCCTCTCCAGGTTTGATGCTGTGATTATAGATGACATTGGGTATGTCCAACAAAGCCGGGGAGAAATGGAAGTGCTGTTTACCTTTTTGGCGGAACGGTATGAACAGGGCAGCCTGATGATCACGAGCAATCTTCCGTTCTCTAAGTGGGAACAGATTTTTAAGGACCCTATGACAACGGCAGCAGCCATCGACAGACTCGTTCATCACAGTATCATCCTTGAATTGAATGTGGAAAGCTATCGCATGGAACAGGCTAAAATGGAGGCCGAATAA
- a CDS encoding type VI secretion system protein ImpL gives MKKRFALVFKIFLVLALLGLVGIAVFAAVVWAKWPLWVCAFILIGLAGILLGAFFIYKLLLRKKEQKFVSQIIEQDNAALKKKSKKEQALSREMQAKWKEAMDSLKKSHLKKQGNPLYVLPWYLIIGKSGTGKTTAIKSANLSSSFSEVKSVSGISGTRNCDWWFFEQAILIDTAGRYAVPVDQDKDRDEWQKFLGLLAKYRKKEPLNGLIVTVSADFLNNAPAQDQEEYGRDIRSRVDELMRVLDAKFPIYVMVTKCDLIQGMTQFCKGLDEDALGQAMGMVNPGLEKNAGTLLGECFKTVGERIRDIRLLILQKARETSPELMLFPDELEKIKPGLELFVNSLFQENPYQETPFFRGIFFSSGRQEGTPFSHFLKDMGLIGEAQVLPGTSRGLFLHDFFTRLLPSDRGMFTKTMRGAAWARLTRNLGFAAWTTIILAVCGILSFSFVKNLHTIKTASAKFSGPQILQGELISDVSTLEQFRAAIKKIETSNGNWWIPRLGLHESIHVEEKLKKKYCTLMEKRFLDPLDKQMADQMAGFSAVTPVAQSIPYIEHLVKRITVIKAKLVQRPIEELRQMKQPRFNTVAIGARQDIAEEVRIKMNDLYLHYLLWQQDTLAMNQRMNGLQKWLARLISMKGATLKWVVDRANSDPDLSGYSLGHFWGNIPEEESSPKVAPAFTLDGKTSIDQFIAEIENALTDPLVMAGLKREFYIWYRAAYLESWISFVSQFGTGLEMMNSREDWQAVSTHAGNKSGPYFSLLHLIPGQVAPFAEGGNLPGWAVLVADINQLHNQAGVLRAQKAGSTGMLGQAAKKIKSKLAPGLDSSSRMDAEAMLKAAKSFMAYQDSMAMLIASTASQRAAFELATQLYTEDPATSDTAFFKARREFKKLKRMVPAKGDASSAVWELVEGPLNFYHEFAMKEAACELQKKWENNVLVEMRDVSDDANINTMLLGPEGFVTRFIKGPCHPFIKRGLKKGFYPKKLDGKTMALRPYFFKFLTRGVSVSKPAKSNYSVKISGLPTSANDTARVQPHATRLELICADKTTLLENLNYPVRKVFSWAPDSECEVSFSIHVGSLELNKRYTGRLSFPKFLKDFPKGQHSFVPANFPDDQDDLKRMGIKFIKVRYRFSNHEPVAGLVSATPGKTPMEITRCWE, from the coding sequence ATGAAAAAACGGTTTGCACTTGTGTTCAAGATCTTTCTGGTACTCGCGCTTTTGGGCCTTGTCGGCATTGCTGTATTTGCCGCCGTGGTTTGGGCCAAATGGCCCCTGTGGGTATGTGCATTCATCCTTATTGGCCTGGCCGGCATCCTTTTGGGCGCCTTTTTTATTTACAAACTGCTGCTGCGGAAAAAAGAACAGAAATTTGTCAGCCAGATCATTGAGCAGGACAATGCCGCATTAAAAAAGAAGAGCAAAAAGGAGCAGGCGCTTTCCAGGGAAATGCAGGCCAAATGGAAGGAGGCCATGGATTCCCTGAAGAAGTCCCATTTGAAAAAACAGGGCAATCCCCTTTACGTGCTTCCCTGGTACCTGATCATCGGCAAGAGCGGCACCGGAAAAACAACGGCCATTAAAAGTGCCAATCTCTCCTCCTCCTTTTCGGAGGTCAAAAGCGTATCCGGAATATCCGGCACGCGGAATTGTGACTGGTGGTTTTTCGAACAGGCCATTCTCATCGATACCGCCGGCCGCTACGCTGTACCAGTGGACCAGGACAAGGACAGGGACGAATGGCAGAAATTTCTGGGCCTGCTTGCAAAATACCGGAAGAAAGAACCCCTTAACGGTCTTATTGTCACGGTTTCCGCCGACTTTTTAAACAATGCCCCGGCACAGGACCAGGAAGAATACGGCCGGGATATCCGGTCGCGGGTGGATGAACTGATGCGCGTTTTAGACGCCAAGTTTCCCATTTACGTCATGGTCACCAAGTGCGACCTCATCCAGGGCATGACCCAGTTTTGCAAGGGGCTGGACGAGGATGCCCTGGGGCAGGCCATGGGAATGGTCAACCCGGGGCTGGAAAAAAACGCCGGCACCCTTTTAGGGGAGTGTTTTAAAACCGTAGGTGAACGGATCCGGGATATCCGTCTGCTCATACTCCAGAAAGCCAGGGAAACCTCCCCGGAACTCATGCTCTTTCCCGATGAATTGGAAAAAATAAAGCCGGGCCTGGAATTATTTGTCAATTCCCTGTTCCAGGAAAACCCTTATCAGGAAACGCCCTTTTTCAGAGGTATATTTTTCAGTTCCGGCCGCCAGGAAGGCACCCCCTTTTCCCATTTTTTAAAGGATATGGGACTGATCGGGGAAGCACAGGTCCTGCCCGGCACCAGCCGGGGGCTGTTCCTGCATGATTTTTTCACCCGCCTGCTGCCCTCGGACAGGGGGATGTTTACAAAAACCATGCGCGGAGCGGCCTGGGCAAGGTTGACACGGAATCTTGGTTTTGCCGCCTGGACCACCATTATCCTGGCCGTCTGCGGCATTTTGAGCTTTTCCTTTGTGAAGAATCTGCACACAATCAAAACAGCTTCGGCAAAGTTCTCAGGCCCACAGATCCTTCAAGGGGAACTGATTTCCGATGTCTCAACCCTTGAACAATTCAGGGCTGCCATTAAAAAAATTGAAACCAGCAACGGGAATTGGTGGATTCCCCGCTTGGGGCTGCATGAGAGTATCCATGTTGAGGAGAAACTCAAAAAGAAATACTGCACACTCATGGAAAAACGCTTTCTCGATCCGCTGGATAAGCAAATGGCGGACCAAATGGCGGGATTTTCAGCGGTAACGCCGGTGGCGCAGTCCATCCCGTATATAGAGCACCTTGTCAAAAGGATCACTGTGATCAAGGCCAAACTTGTCCAGCGCCCCATTGAAGAACTGCGGCAGATGAAACAGCCCCGTTTCAATACCGTCGCCATTGGGGCACGCCAGGACATCGCAGAGGAGGTCAGGATTAAAATGAATGACCTGTATCTGCATTACCTGCTCTGGCAACAGGATACCCTGGCCATGAACCAGCGGATGAACGGGCTGCAAAAATGGCTGGCCCGGCTTATTTCCATGAAGGGCGCCACCTTGAAATGGGTGGTTGACCGGGCCAATTCGGATCCGGACCTTTCAGGCTACAGCCTGGGCCATTTCTGGGGCAACATACCGGAGGAGGAAAGCAGCCCCAAGGTCGCCCCGGCATTTACCCTTGATGGCAAAACATCCATTGACCAATTTATTGCCGAAATTGAAAACGCCCTCACCGATCCGTTGGTCATGGCCGGGCTGAAACGGGAGTTTTACATATGGTACCGGGCGGCCTATCTTGAATCCTGGATCAGTTTTGTTTCACAATTCGGCACCGGGCTGGAAATGATGAACAGCAGGGAAGACTGGCAGGCCGTGTCAACCCATGCCGGCAACAAGTCAGGCCCCTATTTTTCCCTGCTTCACCTGATCCCCGGCCAGGTGGCGCCCTTTGCAGAGGGGGGTAACCTGCCCGGGTGGGCGGTGCTGGTGGCGGATATCAACCAGCTGCACAACCAGGCCGGGGTGCTGCGGGCCCAGAAGGCCGGCTCAACCGGCATGCTGGGGCAGGCCGCCAAAAAAATCAAATCCAAACTGGCCCCCGGGCTGGATAGCAGCAGCCGCATGGATGCCGAGGCCATGCTCAAGGCCGCCAAATCATTTATGGCGTATCAGGATTCCATGGCCATGCTGATTGCGTCCACCGCATCCCAGCGTGCCGCATTTGAACTGGCCACCCAATTGTATACTGAAGATCCGGCCACCAGTGACACGGCGTTTTTTAAGGCAAGGCGGGAATTTAAGAAATTGAAACGGATGGTGCCTGCCAAGGGAGATGCATCCTCAGCGGTCTGGGAACTTGTTGAAGGCCCCTTAAATTTTTACCATGAATTTGCCATGAAGGAGGCGGCCTGCGAACTTCAGAAAAAATGGGAAAATAATGTACTCGTGGAAATGCGCGATGTATCCGACGATGCCAATATAAATACCATGCTCCTGGGCCCTGAGGGCTTTGTTACCCGGTTTATAAAAGGGCCGTGCCACCCCTTTATCAAACGGGGGCTGAAAAAGGGATTTTATCCGAAGAAACTGGACGGTAAAACCATGGCCCTGAGGCCTTATTTCTTCAAATTCCTTACCCGGGGCGTCAGCGTCTCAAAGCCTGCTAAATCAAATTATTCGGTTAAAATCAGCGGGCTTCCCACAAGTGCAAACGACACGGCCCGGGTGCAGCCCCATGCCACCCGCCTGGAGTTGATCTGTGCCGATAAAACCACCCTGCTTGAAAATCTGAACTATCCGGTCAGAAAAGTGTTCTCCTGGGCGCCTGATTCCGAATGCGAAGTCAGTTTTTCCATTCATGTGGGCAGCCTTGAACTGAATAAAAGATACACCGGCCGGTTGTCATTTCCAAAGTTTCTTAAGGATTTTCCCAAGGGTCAACACAGTTTTGTGCCTGCAAATTTTCCGGATGATCAGGATGATCTCAAACGCATGGGCATCAAATTTATAAAGGTGAGATACCGGTTCAGCAACCATGAACCCGTTGCCGGGCTGGTAAGCGCAACCCCGGGGAAAACCCCCATGGAGATTACAAGATGCTGGGAATAG
- the tssK gene encoding type VI secretion system baseplate subunit TssK, which translates to MAKPLFWHQGLFLQPHHFQLNDVYIQSLMEPWHRFMAPFLWGVGSVDIDEGVLANYVFDIKSGEFIFPDNSHVTIGENGIVQGRSFETAWEDRGKPFMVYLGLKKWDIKGGNVSVADDLTDLSHVSSRFASSGTPTEYVDLHGDGPAAEVRQMMFLVKVFWETEIANQGDYHIIPIARLVRNLEDITIDRGFIPPCLTLAGSGTLWDIVKEVKDQLFSKTRQLEAVKSKKGVHTAEFGSRDMVYMMTLRSLNRYVPLLAHITGSVQGQPWTVYGIFRQIIGELSSFSAEVSASGELEDGTSLLPEYDHKQLWECFTGAQRLITRLLDEITSGPEYIIPLHFDGTYFAAELPPAIFEGANRFYLVLESAQDPPSIIDAVQHIAKLSARESLPILIAQSLPGVRLSHLEAVPQELPRRAGASYFMLDHHGKQWEPVQNGNNMALYWDTAPQDLSAELMIVKRS; encoded by the coding sequence ATGGCAAAACCGCTTTTCTGGCATCAAGGATTATTTCTCCAGCCCCATCATTTCCAGCTGAACGATGTGTATATCCAGTCTTTGATGGAACCCTGGCACAGGTTCATGGCGCCCTTTCTATGGGGCGTCGGCAGTGTTGACATTGATGAAGGCGTTCTTGCCAATTATGTATTCGACATCAAGTCCGGGGAATTTATCTTTCCCGACAATTCCCATGTCACCATAGGGGAGAATGGGATTGTCCAGGGCCGCTCATTTGAAACCGCCTGGGAGGACAGGGGCAAACCCTTCATGGTATACCTGGGCCTGAAAAAGTGGGATATCAAGGGGGGGAACGTGTCTGTGGCAGACGACCTGACAGACCTCTCCCATGTATCCAGCCGGTTTGCCTCTTCGGGCACCCCCACGGAATATGTGGATCTTCACGGCGACGGGCCGGCCGCAGAGGTCAGGCAGATGATGTTTCTTGTCAAAGTGTTCTGGGAAACTGAAATCGCCAACCAGGGGGACTATCACATCATTCCCATTGCACGGCTGGTTCGCAACCTTGAGGACATCACCATTGACAGGGGATTTATCCCCCCCTGCCTCACCCTTGCCGGATCCGGGACCCTGTGGGACATTGTCAAGGAAGTCAAAGACCAGCTGTTTTCAAAAACCCGTCAGCTTGAGGCGGTGAAAAGCAAGAAAGGCGTCCATACGGCTGAATTCGGTTCAAGGGATATGGTCTATATGATGACCCTGCGCTCCCTGAACCGGTATGTGCCCCTGCTGGCGCATATTACAGGCAGTGTTCAGGGGCAGCCCTGGACGGTATACGGCATTTTCCGGCAGATCATCGGGGAATTGTCCTCCTTTTCTGCAGAGGTTTCGGCGAGCGGCGAGCTGGAAGACGGCACCAGCCTTTTGCCCGAGTATGACCATAAACAACTGTGGGAATGCTTCACCGGTGCCCAGCGGCTGATAACAAGGCTTTTGGATGAAATTACATCCGGCCCGGAATACATCATTCCCCTTCATTTTGACGGCACCTATTTTGCGGCGGAGCTGCCACCGGCCATTTTTGAAGGCGCAAACCGGTTTTATCTTGTCCTTGAGTCCGCACAGGACCCGCCTTCAATCATTGATGCCGTGCAGCACATTGCCAAACTCAGTGCCAGGGAATCGCTTCCCATACTCATTGCCCAGTCCCTGCCCGGGGTAAGGCTCTCCCACCTTGAGGCCGTTCCCCAGGAACTGCCGCGCAGGGCCGGGGCGAGCTATTTCATGCTTGACCACCACGGCAAGCAGTGGGAACCGGTGCAGAACGGAAATAACATGGCCTTGTACTGGGATACCGCCCCCCAGGATCTTTCGGCAGAATTGATGATTGTAAAAAGGAGCTGA
- a CDS encoding 4Fe-4S binding protein — protein MEGQSHTGSNSKINFIKSVFRPRAAVQLLFFLITLYVGIQFYWFVAELEAGASSSVVRPPGVEAFLPISALVSLKYFLCTGVFNRVHPSALVIFFIACTTALIFKKGFCAWVCPVGFLSEMLSRLNGVLIKKTLAFPRWADLILRPAKYLLAGFFIWGIFVNMPVKALEQFIYSPYNRFADLKMLAFFTHISCPSLAVILVLSVLSVFIPHFWCRYLCPYGALLGLLGLLSLGRIRRDPDACINCGKCEVVCPGRIRITAKPRVNTMECSACLKCVDACPKNEVIGFSLAPRLPVSPKGVALAMAALFIVGVSAARYTGYWQNDTPVADYRRYLLERQFPRVPFKGMDAEKMKRMMEMMQKMQEQGRS, from the coding sequence ATGGAAGGGCAATCCCATACAGGATCTAACTCCAAGATAAATTTTATAAAGTCAGTTTTCCGTCCAAGGGCCGCAGTCCAGCTTCTTTTTTTCCTCATCACGCTGTATGTGGGGATTCAGTTTTATTGGTTTGTGGCAGAACTTGAAGCCGGTGCCAGTTCTTCCGTAGTCAGGCCGCCCGGTGTCGAGGCCTTTCTGCCCATCAGCGCCCTGGTCAGCCTGAAATATTTTTTGTGCACCGGGGTATTTAACCGGGTTCACCCCTCGGCACTGGTCATTTTTTTCATCGCCTGCACCACGGCCCTGATTTTTAAAAAAGGATTCTGCGCCTGGGTCTGCCCGGTGGGATTTCTGTCGGAAATGCTCTCCAGGCTGAATGGGGTCCTGATTAAAAAGACGCTGGCATTTCCCCGGTGGGCGGACCTGATTCTGCGACCGGCCAAATACCTGCTAGCCGGCTTTTTTATCTGGGGCATCTTTGTCAACATGCCGGTAAAAGCCCTTGAACAATTTATTTACAGCCCCTACAACCGGTTTGCAGATCTAAAGATGCTGGCGTTTTTCACCCATATTTCCTGCCCCTCCCTGGCGGTGATACTGGTTTTATCTGTGTTGTCGGTTTTCATTCCCCATTTTTGGTGCAGGTATTTATGCCCCTACGGCGCCCTGTTGGGCCTGCTGGGGCTGTTGAGCCTCGGGCGGATCCGGCGGGATCCAGATGCATGCATCAACTGCGGAAAATGTGAAGTCGTCTGCCCCGGCCGTATCCGTATCACTGCCAAGCCCCGGGTCAATACCATGGAATGCTCCGCCTGCCTGAAGTGTGTTGACGCCTGTCCCAAAAATGAGGTCATTGGTTTTTCCCTCGCCCCCAGGCTGCCGGTTTCACCTAAAGGGGTGGCGCTGGCCATGGCTGCATTATTCATTGTGGGCGTCAGTGCCGCCCGGTATACCGGGTATTGGCAGAACGATACCCCGGTTGCCGACTACCGCAGGTATTTGCTTGAAAGGCAGTTTCCCCGGGTGCCTTTCAAGGGCATGGATGCCGAAAAGATGAAACGGATGATGGAAATGATGCAGAAAATGCAAGAACAGGGGCGATCCTGA
- the tssJ gene encoding type VI secretion system lipoprotein TssJ codes for MKKLTLLSLAFALALFSCAKKELPPPQWAYEKDAIKVQVKADPMLNLDSGKAHTLYVCVYQLKDPNGFNQLSGDQSGLYKLLECRLFDGSVASSKRVIVNPGDDTALLMDRAENAKYLAVVAGYYGIVKERITRLVEIPVVIEEKGFIAKERKQKPGPLNITLFLGPEQIEKIEGQ; via the coding sequence TTGAAAAAACTCACCTTGCTTTCACTGGCTTTTGCCCTGGCGCTGTTTTCCTGTGCGAAAAAAGAACTTCCCCCGCCCCAGTGGGCCTATGAAAAAGATGCCATAAAAGTACAGGTAAAGGCGGACCCCATGCTGAATCTGGACAGCGGCAAGGCCCACACCCTGTATGTATGCGTCTATCAACTGAAGGACCCCAACGGGTTCAACCAGTTGTCAGGGGACCAGAGCGGGTTGTACAAGCTGCTGGAATGCCGTCTCTTTGACGGGAGCGTGGCATCGTCGAAACGGGTTATCGTCAACCCCGGTGATGACACCGCCCTGCTGATGGACCGGGCTGAAAATGCAAAATACCTGGCGGTGGTGGCAGGGTATTACGGCATTGTAAAAGAGCGCATTACGCGGCTTGTTGAGATTCCGGTGGTGATCGAGGAAAAAGGCTTTATTGCCAAAGAGAGGAAACAAAAGCCCGGCCCCCTTAACATCACCCTTTTTCTGGGGCCTGAACAGATTGAAAAAATCGAGGGGCAATAG
- a CDS encoding DotU family type IV/VI secretion system protein: MRLADCFTDMMTYTIMLAKNSGTEQIPFDQAKSHMDRLVRESQGLFETFRGNMEDFDLARFAVFAWVDETIMKSAWEGRGYWQGEQLQRIFFQTSDAGELFFQKLNTIGPHQNHVREVYYLCLALGFTGQYHNQGDDMLLDQLRISNLKLLTGSAMELPDLDRMTLFPDAYDLEAEARETDRSSPFSLLTALAFLIPVGVYGLLFVVYKFVLGNIGDTLISRIP; encoded by the coding sequence ATGAGGCTTGCAGATTGTTTTACGGACATGATGACCTATACCATCATGCTTGCCAAAAATTCAGGCACAGAACAGATTCCCTTTGACCAGGCAAAATCCCACATGGACCGCCTGGTGAGGGAGAGCCAAGGCTTATTCGAAACCTTCAGGGGGAATATGGAAGATTTTGACCTTGCCCGTTTTGCCGTTTTTGCCTGGGTGGATGAGACCATAATGAAAAGTGCCTGGGAGGGACGGGGCTACTGGCAGGGAGAACAGCTTCAGCGCATCTTTTTCCAGACTTCTGATGCAGGGGAATTGTTTTTCCAGAAACTGAATACCATCGGCCCCCATCAAAACCATGTCAGGGAGGTCTATTATCTCTGCCTGGCCCTGGGGTTTACCGGGCAGTACCATAACCAGGGGGACGATATGCTCCTGGATCAGCTGAGAATATCCAATTTAAAGCTTCTGACCGGAAGTGCAATGGAACTTCCCGACCTGGACCGGATGACCCTTTTCCCCGATGCCTATGATCTGGAGGCTGAGGCCAGGGAAACGGATCGTTCCAGTCCTTTTTCACTGCTTACGGCCCTGGCGTTCCTGATACCCGTGGGCGTTTACGGCCTGTTGTTCGTGGTCTACAAATTTGTTCTGGGCAATATCGGTGACACTTTAATCAGCAGGATACCATAA
- a CDS encoding PEP-CTERM sorting domain-containing protein, with amino-acid sequence MKKICFGLLILMASFLLYGNASADVLTFDDIGTSNGTIYNGYGGFDWDAFGYTNNSASGYGNGKVSGDFVAFNQWANVASASDSLFTFEGAYLTAAWNTGLSIEIKGFLSGAELYSQTVVVDTDAPTWFDFNFSGIDELVFNSYGGTDFSSSDGGVGTHFVMDNFTFNRAAVPEPNTILLFGIGLLGLAGVSRKK; translated from the coding sequence ATGAAAAAAATTTGTTTTGGATTATTGATTCTGATGGCCAGTTTTTTATTGTACGGAAATGCAAGCGCTGACGTGTTGACATTTGATGATATCGGTACTAGTAACGGTACGATTTACAACGGGTATGGTGGATTTGACTGGGACGCATTTGGGTATACAAATAACTCAGCTTCTGGATATGGTAATGGAAAGGTCTCTGGAGATTTTGTAGCATTTAATCAATGGGCTAATGTGGCTTCTGCCTCAGACAGTCTCTTTACATTTGAAGGTGCGTATTTGACTGCTGCATGGAATACTGGTCTCTCAATAGAAATAAAAGGTTTTCTTAGCGGTGCAGAGCTCTACAGTCAAACTGTTGTGGTCGACACTGATGCTCCCACATGGTTTGATTTTAATTTTAGTGGGATAGATGAACTTGTTTTTAATTCTTATGGCGGAACGGATTTTTCATCTTCTGACGGTGGGGTCGGAACCCATTTTGTTATGGATAACTTCACATTTAACAGGGCCGCAGTGCCTGAACCAAACACTATACTTCTTTTTGGTATAGGCCTTCTCGGACTTGCCGGAGTGAGCAGAAAAAAATAG